DNA sequence from the Juglans microcarpa x Juglans regia isolate MS1-56 chromosome 5S, Jm3101_v1.0, whole genome shotgun sequence genome:
CAACGATGTCTCCCGTGAAACCCTTGAGGGGCATTAGGGCCGGGCGTAGCCGATCCGGATTGATGCTCATTTTGATAAAAGCATCCCGAAACAGGATATCGGCCGAACTGCCATTGTCAATTAAGATTCTCTGAGTCCGGAAGTTTGCCACCTGCATCATCACCACTAGAGCATCATCATGCGGGTGGAGGATGCCTTTTGCATCTCTTTCGTCGAAGGTTATCGCAACACCTCCAGTACGCCGTTGCAGTCTGCTTACAC
Encoded proteins:
- the LOC121267075 gene encoding uncharacterized protein LOC121267075, producing MTEIARKTPTMLREFMDRADEFINAEDTLEALTALQRRRSYLVGPKARYKEVFNAVKGVSRLQRRTGGVAITFDERDAKGILHPHDDALVVMMQVANFRTQRILIDNGSSADILFRDAFIKMSINPDRLRPALMPLKGFTGDIVDPIGVITLSISAGG